TGCTGCAGCGTGCCGACCACTACGCCGGCATCGGCCAGGCCAGCAACAACGCGCGCGCCATCGCGCTGTATCGGCAGGCGCTGCAGGTCGATCCGGACCTGCCTGCCGCACGACGCGGGCTGGCACGTGCGCTGGCAGCCGATACCTGCCTGTTCAATGGTCCCGCCGAGCGTGCGCAGCAGGCCGTGCTCGAAGCGGACCGGGTGCTGCGCGCCGCATCGGACGATGCCGCCGCGTTCGCTGCACGCGGGTACGCGCATGACTGCCTGGGGTCGATGCCGCGCGCAATCGCCGATTACCAGCGGGCGTTGCAGCGCGACCCGGACGATGAGCGCACGCGCGCCTCGCTGGCGTACCTGCAGCAGGAACAGGGCCACCTTGCGCAGGCCCTGCAGGCCAACCTGTCGCTGCGCGCGCCCGAACGCGTCCGCTTCCGTGAGGTGCAGGTCGCGCGCGAGCTGGAACTGCTCGGCTTCACCGACGCCGCGGCACGTCGCCACGAACGCAACTTCCAGCTGTTCCCCGACAACGTGTTCGCCAACATCGCCTGGCCGCGCAGCCTGCTGCTCAGGGGTGATGCGGGCCGGGCACGGACGGCGCTGCAGGAGGCGCTTGCGCGCGGTACGCCGCATCCACAGTTGTTCCGCCTGCAGGGCGAGATGCTGCTCCTGCTGGGCGACGCCACCGGCGCGGCGCAGGCCTTCGAGCGCGGCCGGGCGCTGCGTCCGCAGCAGTCGATGGGGCAGACCCTGGTCGGCCTGCACGGCACCACGCCGCCCACGTCGGCGTGGATCGCCGCGCAGCTGCAGGCGCAGGCGGGCGAGGCCGGGGATGGCTGGTCGGACATGGCCATCGAACGCGCCCTGCTGCACCAGGCCCAGGGCGATACGACGGCCGCCGTGGCCGACCTGCAACGCGCGGTGGACGCGGGTTTCCGCGATGCCGCCTGGCTGCGTGCCACGCCGCTGTTCGCCCCGCTGCGCGCGGCACCCGGGTGGTCGCGGCTGTTGGCCCGGATCGACGCGGATGTCGCTGCGCAGCGCGCGCAGGTCCTGGCCGCCGCGTGGCGGCCAGGCGAGCTGGATGGGCTCAGTCCAGCGAAGGCAGCAGGAACCCGGTGAGGATGCGGCGCGACTGCGGGTGGGCGTAGTTGCGGTTGTAGGCACTGCTGGTGATCACCGCCACCAGCTTCCTGTCCGGGATCACGAACACGTAGTTGCCGCCGTTGCCGGACATCGCCCACAGTGTCGTTTCGCGTCCCTGCACGGGCAGTTTCAGGCCCCACCACTGGTACCCGTAGTCGCTGCCATCGCCGGTGCTGGCCTGTGCGCTGACCATCGCCGCCACATAGTCAGCCGGGATCAGCGCCTTGCCCTGCCAGCGCCCGCCGGCCAGCACCAGCGCGCCCAGGCGTGCCAGGTCCCGGCTGCGGTAGCGGGTGCCGCCGCCGCCCATGCCGATGCCTTCCGGCGAACGGTTCCACCGGCTGGCGTTGATCCCCAGCGGACGCTCCAGCGCCTGGGCGGCATAGTCGGCCAGCGGCATCTTCGTGGCGCGTTCCAGCACGGCGCCCAGCACGAACGAATTGGCCGTGCAGTAGGCGTGGGCACGCCCATGCGGACTGTCCTGCGGGCGCGTCATCCACGGGGCGAAGCCCTTCACCGGCAACGCCAGGGCGAAGTCCAGCCAGCGCTCGGTGACGTACATGCGTTCTTCGTTGCCGGCCGAGAACGCGTTCTCGTCGTCGCACTCCCACAGGCTGCTCATGGTGAGCAGGTCTTCGATCGTGGTCGCACGCAGGCGCGGATCGACCGGATGGGTGGCGGTGAATTCGGGGAAGTAGTCGTAGACCCGCGCCTTCACTCCCGGCAGGTGGCCATCGCCGATGGCCGCGCCGACCAGCATCGCGGTGACGCTTTTGCTGGCCGAGCGCACATCATGCAGCGTGTCGGCGCTGGCCCCGTTGAAGTAGTGCTCGTAGACAATCTGTCCGTCCACCATCAGCAGCACGCTGGTGACCTGCTTGATGTCTTCGGCGGCGATGGCCGCTTCCAGGGCGGCCAGCTTGGCCGGATCCGGTGTCGGTGGCGCCGCCCGGGCCGCCAGTGGCAGGCAGGCGAGCCAGAACAGGATCAGGGCGGTGAAACGGGGTGAACGGGTGTGCATGGTCAGGCTCCTCGAAGGGGAGCCTGACTACGCCATGGACGCGACTGAAGTGCTGGAAGAACGCCTGAAGGTTTCTGAAAGCCCGCCCGCACAAGGGCGCCGGTGGGCGAGGGCACGGCGCGCGGAGCGCCGCGTCGGCAGTCACGGCGCGGGCGTGGCCAGACGCTGCGGTCGCGCCCACACGCTGTTCGGCTCGCCGTGGATCGCGCGTCGGCTGCTGGCGCGCGCCATCGCGGCGAACCCGAGGGCCATGGCCAGCGCCACCCCGTCCACCCAGAACAGCGGCCAGTAGCCGCGCTGAGCGCTGGTCCACAGCCACAGCCCGCTCATCGCCCCATGCACCAGCGGGATCAGCGCGGTGACGATTGCCGCGGCCCACAGCAGCTCGCGTGCGGCCTGCCACGGCGCGCGCAGCGCCGCCCACAGGGCGCAGCCGCCCCAGACCAGGAAACAGATCCAGCGCATGCCGGCGTCGGCCTGTGCGGGGGCCAGGTGTTCCAGCAGCTGCACGCCGACGAAGGCGGCCGAGATGGCCACGCACAGGCCGATGCACACCCCGACCGTGGCGCGCGCCATGTTGATCTGGGCACGGCCTTGGGCCTGCTGACGGCGCTTGCGCCGCGACTCGATCCACAGCAGGTTGCCCGAATAGAACAGGAAGGCACCGCCCAGGCCCAGCGCGAAATACAGCCAAGGCACCAGACCGTTGCCGAACTCGCCGAAATGCAGGGCATACGCGGTTGCCAGCGTGGCGTGGTTGGCGTCGCGCCGGCCCGGCAACTGGGTGTGCAGAATGTCGCCGGTATTGGCGTCCAGCGCCACGGCGCCCAACGGACCCAGTGACACCCCGCCGTCGCCGGTGATCTCGATCACCGCGTTGGCATCGCCGGCGTTGGCCAGCTTCAGGTACGCCGGTTCGAAACGTGCCTGGCCCTGGTCGTTGGCCACGGCGATCGCACGGGCATGCAGCATGGCCAGGCTGCCGGCCCGGACCGGCTCGCCGCTGGCGGCGCGGATCGGCGCGGTATCCATCGCCGCCGGCAGCGCGGCCAGCAGCTTGCCGTCGTAGATCAGCGGGTTGAGCGCGGCCATCTGCAGGAACACCAGGCACAGCAGCGCGCCGGTCACCGCAAACAGCAGGTGGAAGGGCAGGCTGAGCACGCCGATCACGTTGTGCGCGTCCTGCCACATCTGCTTCAGGTTGCGGCCCGGGCGCAGCGCGAACAGGTCGCCGGCCAGCTTGGGCAGGTGGATCACCAGCCCGGACAGCAGCGCCAGCCCATACAGCAGGCTGACCACGCCCATCAGGTAGATGCCGGCCACCGGAAGGCCCAGGGTGTAGTGCAGTTCGTTGACCAGCTCGGCCAGCCCGGCCTGGGGCGGGGTAGGGCTGCCATCGTATTGATCGGCCCAGGCGAACAGCCAGGTGCCCTTCGCGTCCTGCCAATAGGCCACCGATTGCGGCGTCTCGGCACCGGGGAAGGTCATGCCCAGGTGCTGGCGGGCTTCGGGGTGCCGGGCCAGCACGCCATCCAGCAGACGCTGCGCGTCGTCCAGGGTCTGCGCGGGCTGGGTCATCGCCTGCGGCGATTGCCACAGCGGCAGGTCATGGTGGAACACGGTGATCGCGCCGGCATAGAACGCCACAAACAGCGCAAAGCCGGCCACCAGGCCAACCCAGGTATGCAGTGTGGTGAAGGTGCGCAGGGTGAGCGAACTGAATTTCATCGAGGTTCCTTTACTGCACCAGATCGGCGGCGCGCAGGAGCCACAGCAGGGCAAAACCGGCCGCTGCACTGATGCCGAGCCCGGCCCACGCGCGCACGCCGCTGCGGAACGCGAAGGCCCACAGCGCGGCCAGCATCCAGAACGGGATGAAGGTGATCAGGCTGGGCACGATGGCGCTCTGCCACGGGCCTGGCGGCAGCCACGCCACCAGCCCGGCACATGCGGCGGCCACCAAGAAGCCGGCGACCAGCCCGGCCAGGGCACGCGCCCACATCAGGACCGCGCCTCACGCTCGGGACGCGTCCAGGCGGCCAGGTAGGGCAGGATCAGGGCGGTCAGCATCCACCCGGCCAGGGTCACGCACAGGCCGGTGGCCAGACCCAACTGGCCCATCCACAGCCACAGCGAGGTGGCGGCGGCCACCAGCCCGATCTGCCGACCCAACCGCCCGGCACGGCGCAGCCGCGGCCAGCGGCAGTGCGGGGAGGCGGCATAGAAGGCCAGCGCCGAGAACGCAGACGCTGCGCCAGCGACGCTGCAGTACAGCAGGGCAAGCGTGGTGCCGCTCAGCACGGGACGCACGTTGGACGGGCAGCGGAGGCCATGGTGGATCCTTGGGGGAAAGGCAGGGCCGCTTGTCGCACGGCCCGCTGCGCATGGTAATCATTGCTCTTTTGGTCTGCCACAGCCGCGCGTTCAGGCGCATGCCGGGGCGGTGCGGGCGCAAAAATCCGCGCTTTGGTTTAAGATCGGCAGGGTATCCATCCAGGCAACAAGGTGGCCCGCGCCCAGCGCCGGTCCAGCGTGCGACATGAGCACTACCATCGCCCACCGCTGAACGCTCCCGACGGCCCCTTGCAGGCGCCTTCGTGGCGCTTTTTTTATGGCCGAGCGGCGTGTCGCCGTTGCCTCTGTTCCACCTCCGATTCCCCGGCCTGCGTTGCGGGCCCACCAGAAAAAGCCCAGTCATGATCGCGATCACGCTTCCCGACGGCAGCCGCCGTGAGTTCGAAAACCCCGTCAGTGTCATGGACGTCGCCCAGTCGATCGGCGCCGGCCTGGCCAAGGCCACCATCGCCGGTTCGGTCGACGGCGTGCTGGTCGATGCCAGCGATGTGATCGATCGCGACGCGACCCTGCGCATCATCACCGCCAAGGACGAGGAGGGCGTGGAGATCATCCGCCACTCCGCCGCGCATCTGGTCGGCCATGCGGTCAAGCAGCTGTACCCGGACGTCAAGATGGTGATCGGCCCGGTCATCGCCGAAGGTTTCTACTACGACATCTACTCCGAGCGTCCGTTCACCCCGGACGACATGGCCGCCATTGAAAAGCGCATGGGCGAGCTGATTGCCCAGGACTACGATGTGGTCAAGAAGGTCACCCCGCGTGCGGAGGTCATCGAGATCTTCAAGGCGCGTGGCGAGGACTACAAGCTGCGCCTGATCGAGGACATGTCCCCGGAGATCCAGGCCATGGGCATGTACTACCACCAGGAATACGTGGACATGTGCCGCGGCCCGCACGTGCCCAACACGCGCTTCCTGAAGGCCTTCAAGCTGACCCGCATTTCCGGCGCCTACTGGCGCGGCGATGCCAAGAACGAGCAGCTGCAGCGCATCTACGGCACCGCCTGGGCCGACAAGAAGCAGCTTGAGGCCTACATCAAGCGCATCGAAGAAGCCGAAATGCGCGATCACCGCCGCATCGGCAAGCAGCAGGAGCTGTTCCACCTGCAGGAAGAGGCCCCGGGCCTGGTGTTCTGGCACCCCAAGGGCTGGGCGCTGTGGCAGGTGGTGGAGCAGCACATGCGCCGCGTGTACCGCGACAGCGGCTACGGTGAAGTGCGTTGCCCGCAGATCCTGGACGTGTCGCTGTGGCAGAAGTCGGGCCACTGGGACAATTACCAGGAAAACATGTTCTTCACCGAGTCGGAGAAGCGCACCTACGCGGTCAAGCCGATGAACTGCCCGGGCCACATCCAGGTGTTCAACCAGGGCCTGCACAGCTACCGCGACCTGCCGATCCGCTACGGTGAGTTCGGTTCGTGCCACCGCAACGAGCCGTCCGGCGCGCTGCACGGCATCCTGCGCGTGCGCGGTTTCACCCAGGACGATGGCCACGTGTTCTGCACCGAATCGCAGATCGAGGCCGAAGTGACCGCCTTCCACCAGCAGGCGCTGGCGGTGTACACGACCTTCGGTTTCGAGGACATCCAGATCAAGATCGCGCTGCGCCCGGAAAAGCGCCTGGGCGACGATGCCACCTGGGACAAGGCCGAAGCCGCACTGCGCTCGGCGCTGGGCAACTGTGGCGTGGAATGGCAGGAGCTGCCGGGCGAGGGCGCCTTCTACGGCCCGAAGATCGAATACCACCTCAAGGACGCCATCGGCCGGACCTGGCAGCTGGGCACCATGCAGGTCGATTTCATGATGCCCGGCCGCCTTGGCGCCGAGTACGTGGACGAAAACAGCCAGAAGAAGCACCCGGTCATGCTGCACCGGGCCATCGTTGGCTCGATGGAGCGTTTCATCGGCATCCTGATCGAGCACCACGCCGGGTCCTTCCCGTCCTGGCTGGCCCCGACCCAGGTGGTGGTGGCCAATATCACCGATGCCCAGGCTGAATACGTGAGCGAAGTCCGGAAAACCCTTGCAGATCAAGGCTTCCGGGTAAACGCCGATTTGCGCAACGAGAAGATCGGTTATAAGATTCGCGAGCATACGCTGCAGCGGGTCCCGTACCTGCTGGTGGTTGGCGACCGTGAGAAGGAAAATGGCGCCGTGGCCGTGCGTACGCGCTCTGGCGAAGATCTGGGCAGCATGTCCGTCCAGGCCTTCATCGAGCGGTTGCAGGCAGAACAGTCCGTGTAAGAAAGTCCCGGCCCTGCGGATGATCCGCCAGGGGCCGGTTTGATTCCTCTGGGAGATTGCAATATCAGTACCCCTGACAACAAACAGAACCGCAAGAATCAGGAAATCCGGGTGCCGCGCGTACGCGTGATCGGCAGCGACGGAGAAATGATTGGCGTGTTGACGCGTGACGAAGCGCTGTCGATGGCCGAAGACGAAGGTCTGGACCTGGTCGAGATTCAGCCGCAGGCTGATCCGCCGGTGTGCAAGATCATGGACTTCGGCAAGTTCAAGTTCGAAGCGCAGAAGAAGGCCAACGAGGCCAAGAAGAAGACCAAGCAGGTCGAGATCAAGGAAGTGAAGTTCCGTCCGGTCACCGATGAAGGCGACTACCAGATCAAGCTGCGCAAGATGCGCGGTTTCCTGGAAGAGGGCGACAAGATCAAGGTCAACATCCGCTTCCGTGGCCGTGAAATGAGCCATCAGGAACTGGGTCGCGAAATGGCCAACCGGATCGAGGGTGATCTGGGTGAGGACATCGTGATCGAGTCCCGTCCGCGCCTTGAAGGCCGGCAGATGGTGATGATGATCGCGCCGAAGAAGAAGTAACCGCCCACCGGGGGGTAGAGCCGACCGTTGGTCGGCTGCACACCCCAACGTGGCGAGGGGTAGAGCCGACCGTTGGTCGGCTGCACCGAGCGTTGCTCGGCTTCCCTGCTTCGCGCACCACACAGCGGGCGCCCACCGGCGCCTTCTGCCGTTTCCCGCGTGCGCGGCCTGGCATGACGCCGGCCCTCGCGGCCGTTCCGTTCAGGTTCGGCCGGCCCGCGGTAAACATTCGCCCAATCAACAGTTTGCAACCTCCCGTGTTCACGGGCATAATGGGCGGCCCCGTTTTGCGGGGCGCTGTTTTGAACGGTTTCAGGCCCGGCAACGGGCATGCTGTTTCAACGGCAACAGGACCGGCCTGGTTCCCATCGGGGATCCCGGGCTTACAAGCAGGCAAGGGCATGGACGGAAAGTGTGGCGCAGGCCACCGCCCTGGTCAGTGACAAAACATCATCAAGGACATTGCAATGCCCAAGATCAAAACCAACCGGGCGGCGGCCAAGCGTTTCCGCAAGACCGCCTCCGGCAAGTTCAAGGCTGGCCATGCCAACCGTAGCCACATCCTCACGAAGAAGTCGACCAAGCGGAAGCGCAATCTGCGTCAGACGAACCATGTTCGTGCAGAAGACGCAGGCCGTTTGAACCGTATGCTTCCCTACCTCTGAGGACTGACCCATGGCACGAGTAAAGCGTGGCGTACAGGCGCGTCGCCGCCACAAGAAAATTCTGACCCTTGCGAAGGGTTACTACAACGCTCGCCGCAAGGTCTTCCGCGTTGCCAAGCAGGCCGTGATCAAGGCACAGCAGTACGCCTACATCGGTCGTAAGCAGAAGAAGCGTAATTTCCGTTCGCTGTGGATCACCCGCATCAACGCGGCTGCCCGCATCAACGGCCTGAGCTACAGCCGTTTCATGAATGGCCTGCTCAAGTCCGGCATCACCCTGGACCGTAAGGTTCTGGCTGACATCGCCGTGCACGACGCAGCCGGTTTTGCTGCACTGGCCGAAAAGGCCAAGGGCGCGCTGGCGGCATAAGTCCATTCCCCCCGCCGTTGCCGCAGTCGCGCAGCGGTGGTGGGTAAGGCAAATGCATGGGGAAGGGCGCAAGTCCTTCCCCATTCTTTTTTGTGTTGGCGGTGGCCCTCCCGGTGCCCCCGATCGACAGCGGTGGCGACGGGGGTCGGCCCGGCGCGTATCGCGATGGCATACCGACGCGAGGCTCCGGCTATCCATGAGTGACATCCAATCCCTGACCACCCAGGCCCTCGCCGACGTGGCCGCTGCCAGCAGCCCCGATGCGCTGGAAGCCCTGCGCGTGGCACTGCTCGGCAAGAACGGCAGCATCACCGCCCAGCTCAAGCAGCTTGGCGCATTGCCGGCCGACGAGCGCAAGGCCGCCGGTGAAGCCATCAATCGTTCCCGCGACGCGCTCACCAGCGCGCTGGCCGAACGCAAGGCCGTGCTGGAAGACGCTGCGCTGGACGCGCGCTTGGCCGCCGAATCCATCGACATCACCCTGCCGGGACGTCGCGCTGATCGCGCCGGCCTGCATCCGGTCACCCGTACCCTGGAGCGCATCACCGAGATCTTCGGCCGGCTCGGGTATGAAGTATCCGAAGGCCCGGAAATCGAAGACGACTGGCACAACTTCGAAGCGCTGAACTTCCCGCCGCACCACCCGGCGCGTGCAATGCACGACACCTTCTATTTCGGCGACGGCCGCCTGCTGCGCACGCATACCTCCGGGGTGCAGGTGCGCTACATGGGCGACCACGCGCCGCCGCTGCGCATGATCGCGGCCGGCAAGGTCTACCGCAGCGACAGCGACCAGACCCATTCGCCGATGTTCCACCAGGTTGAAGGCCTGCTGGTGGACGAGCATTCGACCTTCGCCGACCTCAAGGGCACCTTGTCCGAGTTCGTGCGCGCGTTCTTCGAGCGCGATTTCGAGATGCGCTTCCGTCCCAGCTACTTCCCCTTCGTCGAACCCGGTGCGGAAGTGGACATCGCCTGGCAGCAGCCCGATGGCAGCACCCGCTGGCTGGAAGTGCTCGGCTGCGGCATGGTCCACCCGAACGTGCTGCGCAACGTGGGCATCGATCCGGAACGCTACACCGGCTTTGCCTTCGGTATGGGCGTGGAGCGCTTTGCGATGCTGCGCTACGGTGTCAACGACCTGCGCGCGTTCTTTGAAAACGACGTGCGGTTCCTGAAGCAGTTCGCGTAACGCCGGTACTACCCGTGCAGCCGGGCAGCGCCCGGCGCTACGTCGCACCACCATTCATCACGGCCCAGGCGCATGCGCCGGGCCCACCAGGGTGACACCATGAAATTCTCTGAAAACTGGCTGCGCAGCCACGTTCCCACCTCGGTCTCGCGCGACGAACTCGGCGCGGTGCTGACCGCCATCGGCCTGGAAGTGGAAGAGGTCACCGCGCTCGGCGTGGGCCTGGACCACGTGGTGGTGGCGCGCATCGTGTCGGCCGAGCGCCATCCCGAAGCCGACCGCCTGCAGATCTGCCAGGTCGATGCCGGGCAGGGCGAGCACCTGCAGATCGTGTGCGGCGCGCCGAACGCGCGCCCGGGCCTGGTTGCGCCGCTGGCGATGATCGGTGCGCAGATCGGCGAGCTGAAGATCAAGCCGGCCAAGCTGCGCGGCGTGGACTCCAACGGCATGCTGTGTTCGGCCAAGGAGCTGGGCCTGGACAGCGACGCGTCCGGTCTGTTCGAGCTGCCCGATGACGCGCCGGTCGGCCAGACCCTGGTGGAGTACCTGGGGCTGCCCGACGCCAGCATCGAGATCAAGCTGACCCCCAACCGCGCCGACTGCTTCAGCATCCGCGGCATCGCCTTCGACGTGGCCGCTGCATGCGCCAGCGAAGTGGTGCCGTTCGACGCAGCCCCGGTTGCGGCGGTGGGTACCCGCGAATTGACGATCGACCTGGCGGCCGGTGCCGAAGCGCCGCGCTACGTGGGCCGTGTCATCGAAGGCATCAACGCACGCGCCGCCACCCCGTTGTGGATGGCCGAGCGCCTGCGCCGCAGCGGCGTGCGGCCGGTGTCGCTGCTGGTGGACATCACCCAGTACGTGATGCTGGAACTGGGCCAGCCGATGCACGCCTTCGACCTGGGCACCCTGCAGGGCCGCATCGGCGTGCGTCGCTCGCGCGCCGGTGAGGCGCTGAAGCTGCTCGATGGCCGCGATGCCGCGCTGGACGACAGCTTCTTGGTCATCACCGACGCCGATCGCCCGATCGCGCTGGCCGGCCTGATGGGCGGCTTCGACACCCGCGTCACCGACGACACCACCGCCGTGTTCCTGGAGGCCGCGCATTTCGCGCCCGCCGCGATCATGGGCCGTGGCCGCAAGCTGGGCCTGCACACCGACGCCGGCCACCGCTTCGAGCGTGGCGTGGACCCGGCCCTGCCGCGCACCGCGATCGAATACGCCACCCGCCTGGTGCTGGACCTGGCCGGTGGCACGCCCGCGCCGGTGACCGAAGCGGTCCGTGAGGCCGACCTGCCGGCGACCGCCAGCATCGGCCTGCGCCGCACGCGCATCGCCCGCGTGCTCGGCATCCAGATCGCCGATGCCAACGTCGAGCGCATCCTGCGCGCGCTGGGCATGGACGTGGTCGCCCACGCCGACGGCTGGCAGGTGACCGCGCCGAGCCGCCGCTTCGACATCGCCATCGAAGAAGACCTGATCGAAGAGCTGGCCCGTATCCACGGCTACGAGCAGATTCCGACCACGC
This is a stretch of genomic DNA from Stenotrophomonas rhizophila. It encodes these proteins:
- the pheS gene encoding phenylalanine--tRNA ligase subunit alpha; the protein is MSDIQSLTTQALADVAAASSPDALEALRVALLGKNGSITAQLKQLGALPADERKAAGEAINRSRDALTSALAERKAVLEDAALDARLAAESIDITLPGRRADRAGLHPVTRTLERITEIFGRLGYEVSEGPEIEDDWHNFEALNFPPHHPARAMHDTFYFGDGRLLRTHTSGVQVRYMGDHAPPLRMIAAGKVYRSDSDQTHSPMFHQVEGLLVDEHSTFADLKGTLSEFVRAFFERDFEMRFRPSYFPFVEPGAEVDIAWQQPDGSTRWLEVLGCGMVHPNVLRNVGIDPERYTGFAFGMGVERFAMLRYGVNDLRAFFENDVRFLKQFA
- the rpmI gene encoding 50S ribosomal protein L35, translating into MPKIKTNRAAAKRFRKTASGKFKAGHANRSHILTKKSTKRKRNLRQTNHVRAEDAGRLNRMLPYL
- the pheT gene encoding phenylalanine--tRNA ligase subunit beta, with the protein product MKFSENWLRSHVPTSVSRDELGAVLTAIGLEVEEVTALGVGLDHVVVARIVSAERHPEADRLQICQVDAGQGEHLQIVCGAPNARPGLVAPLAMIGAQIGELKIKPAKLRGVDSNGMLCSAKELGLDSDASGLFELPDDAPVGQTLVEYLGLPDASIEIKLTPNRADCFSIRGIAFDVAAACASEVVPFDAAPVAAVGTRELTIDLAAGAEAPRYVGRVIEGINARAATPLWMAERLRRSGVRPVSLLVDITQYVMLELGQPMHAFDLGTLQGRIGVRRSRAGEALKLLDGRDAALDDSFLVITDADRPIALAGLMGGFDTRVTDDTTAVFLEAAHFAPAAIMGRGRKLGLHTDAGHRFERGVDPALPRTAIEYATRLVLDLAGGTPAPVTEAVREADLPATASIGLRRTRIARVLGIQIADANVERILRALGMDVVAHADGWQVTAPSRRFDIAIEEDLIEELARIHGYEQIPTTLPGGASRIAMPSETRLDDLSVRRQLVARDLQETINYAFVDAGLLGQWQLHDDVVALANPLSAELAVMRPSLLPGLVATLGRNAARQLGRVRLFELGRSFHPQAGEGTPAPLETQRVAAAVCGDADPQQWGLATRKVDFHDLKGDLESLAAASGAVLTFQPSQRPYGHPARSAEVLRDGVSLGWIGQIHPRLAKAMDIDVDVFAFELDLAPLAARQLPRATELSRFPSVRRDLAFLVPEAAAWADLEATLRRAVGPLLRQVTLFDRYVGQGVEPGFKSLAMGLILQDKSRTLTDRDVESVVAEAVSAMEREHHARIRG
- the thrS gene encoding threonine--tRNA ligase; the encoded protein is MIAITLPDGSRREFENPVSVMDVAQSIGAGLAKATIAGSVDGVLVDASDVIDRDATLRIITAKDEEGVEIIRHSAAHLVGHAVKQLYPDVKMVIGPVIAEGFYYDIYSERPFTPDDMAAIEKRMGELIAQDYDVVKKVTPRAEVIEIFKARGEDYKLRLIEDMSPEIQAMGMYYHQEYVDMCRGPHVPNTRFLKAFKLTRISGAYWRGDAKNEQLQRIYGTAWADKKQLEAYIKRIEEAEMRDHRRIGKQQELFHLQEEAPGLVFWHPKGWALWQVVEQHMRRVYRDSGYGEVRCPQILDVSLWQKSGHWDNYQENMFFTESEKRTYAVKPMNCPGHIQVFNQGLHSYRDLPIRYGEFGSCHRNEPSGALHGILRVRGFTQDDGHVFCTESQIEAEVTAFHQQALAVYTTFGFEDIQIKIALRPEKRLGDDATWDKAEAALRSALGNCGVEWQELPGEGAFYGPKIEYHLKDAIGRTWQLGTMQVDFMMPGRLGAEYVDENSQKKHPVMLHRAIVGSMERFIGILIEHHAGSFPSWLAPTQVVVANITDAQAEYVSEVRKTLADQGFRVNADLRNEKIGYKIREHTLQRVPYLLVVGDREKENGAVAVRTRSGEDLGSMSVQAFIERLQAEQSV
- the rplT gene encoding 50S ribosomal protein L20 codes for the protein MARVKRGVQARRRHKKILTLAKGYYNARRKVFRVAKQAVIKAQQYAYIGRKQKKRNFRSLWITRINAAARINGLSYSRFMNGLLKSGITLDRKVLADIAVHDAAGFAALAEKAKGALAA
- a CDS encoding PepSY-associated TM helix domain-containing protein → MKFSSLTLRTFTTLHTWVGLVAGFALFVAFYAGAITVFHHDLPLWQSPQAMTQPAQTLDDAQRLLDGVLARHPEARQHLGMTFPGAETPQSVAYWQDAKGTWLFAWADQYDGSPTPPQAGLAELVNELHYTLGLPVAGIYLMGVVSLLYGLALLSGLVIHLPKLAGDLFALRPGRNLKQMWQDAHNVIGVLSLPFHLLFAVTGALLCLVFLQMAALNPLIYDGKLLAALPAAMDTAPIRAASGEPVRAGSLAMLHARAIAVANDQGQARFEPAYLKLANAGDANAVIEITGDGGVSLGPLGAVALDANTGDILHTQLPGRRDANHATLATAYALHFGEFGNGLVPWLYFALGLGGAFLFYSGNLLWIESRRKRRQQAQGRAQINMARATVGVCIGLCVAISAAFVGVQLLEHLAPAQADAGMRWICFLVWGGCALWAALRAPWQAARELLWAAAIVTALIPLVHGAMSGLWLWTSAQRGYWPLFWVDGVALAMALGFAAMARASSRRAIHGEPNSVWARPQRLATPAP
- the infC gene encoding translation initiation factor IF-3; translation: MGDCNISTPDNKQNRKNQEIRVPRVRVIGSDGEMIGVLTRDEALSMAEDEGLDLVEIQPQADPPVCKIMDFGKFKFEAQKKANEAKKKTKQVEIKEVKFRPVTDEGDYQIKLRKMRGFLEEGDKIKVNIRFRGREMSHQELGREMANRIEGDLGEDIVIESRPRLEGRQMVMMIAPKKK
- a CDS encoding tetratricopeptide repeat protein, encoding METVRLLDLDIDRAMQQVRRGDAVLPVSGLSWRLLDCLLAHGTNVVSFDTLAAQVWAPAVVGEDAISQRVKLLRQALGDDSRSPRYVRSVRGRGYQLCAPVQPVAQAAPADQAPPLTRRWGWRASAVAASAVVVAAAVAVVAWPAAAPRSPADPLLQRADHYAGIGQASNNARAIALYRQALQVDPDLPAARRGLARALAADTCLFNGPAERAQQAVLEADRVLRAASDDAAAFAARGYAHDCLGSMPRAIADYQRALQRDPDDERTRASLAYLQQEQGHLAQALQANLSLRAPERVRFREVQVARELELLGFTDAAARRHERNFQLFPDNVFANIAWPRSLLLRGDAGRARTALQEALARGTPHPQLFRLQGEMLLLLGDATGAAQAFERGRALRPQQSMGQTLVGLHGTTPPTSAWIAAQLQAQAGEAGDGWSDMAIERALLHQAQGDTTAAVADLQRAVDAGFRDAAWLRATPLFAPLRAAPGWSRLLARIDADVAAQRAQVLAAAWRPGELDGLSPAKAAGTR
- a CDS encoding serine hydrolase domain-containing protein → MHTRSPRFTALILFWLACLPLAARAAPPTPDPAKLAALEAAIAAEDIKQVTSVLLMVDGQIVYEHYFNGASADTLHDVRSASKSVTAMLVGAAIGDGHLPGVKARVYDYFPEFTATHPVDPRLRATTIEDLLTMSSLWECDDENAFSAGNEERMYVTERWLDFALALPVKGFAPWMTRPQDSPHGRAHAYCTANSFVLGAVLERATKMPLADYAAQALERPLGINASRWNRSPEGIGMGGGGTRYRSRDLARLGALVLAGGRWQGKALIPADYVAAMVSAQASTGDGSDYGYQWWGLKLPVQGRETTLWAMSGNGGNYVFVIPDRKLVAVITSSAYNRNYAHPQSRRILTGFLLPSLD